The genomic DNA gctcattactcgcagaatcattgctgccttactatggtccaccactgacctactgtagtcattcattatccatgaagtcttaatagctaaccatacggagtccatacatctcgtatctaattctcctaaggagttaacataaccaccaatcacaattcatgaagaacactccaaactctaaCGTACTTTCATGatatgaagtagataaaattttagaagagtttcaatcaaagtaacgatagcaggttaataccattcttaatcatatgccttcaatagaagacttaactcaaaggttcgtttagtccttttgaaacatggtccaggctcattctcaagatagtaccttctaagatagatagcccgctaatggcgattacacgaattaaacctttacccaactactattacggttgagtattgcacagtcatcagaaggaatgtcaatcttctgaaccgtaatacaaccttcccggcttcaaccatcatcactgtaatcctttggcacacgcgcctataattatcctcttacctttaaagtgtcggccacctctttggcctttcctgatagtaaaatttccttacagtcaatgtcattttaaccacctccaaataaattttctaccttatttcaatcacagcttatgtgaaaatgcttttctttaatatctgatgagtaaataaataaataaaaatatcaccatttttccataagttattgcctcaatctttagaggttaatcactgtcacgactgactctcaatcatacttagaacatcttttatcttaggtcctaattgccctgaatttctcctccatttgcaatagtaaaagccgagagcaagcttgcttggatgagagaatggtttttgtgttttgatgaaaatgatttgcttggctttggttggcttgtttttgtgtttgatttagtaaattacctagttgcccttgattttgtgtggttaaaaagtcaccacatctccttcctttcttgtcatgcctatgtcatcctcatgatgtcatcctcccttccttgtcctctttctattggttggatgacatcattcccactaatccctttgattaacttcctaatcgtttgcctaatgaccgctgatctgttatacggttcgcttaactttcgttctcgtttatcgtttgaaggatcatacccgggatcttattacttaggttcccttaacctttctcaatacattatattcctttttatgatcctctattataatcctttaatttaaatcctttttatcctgttaccttatactcaattctctccgtatcttgtggatttccgggaaaaaccaaagtgttcggatttggattctgacgatctttacatacacttatatcccatataaagtactaataaaatctcagaatatccatatcagaacccctacatagtgtggcatgaaaagttttctcattcagcaaaaacactattcataagggtttcaaaaatttcccaaaaattggggttattacatgtcAGGTTTGGTGAGATTAAGGTATAAGAGTTTACCAATAATCTTTCTGTAAAGCTCTGGATCAGGAAACTTTGGCACATCTTTTGTGCTTAAGTGCAATCCTTTTGATAATGTAAAAGCAGTTGGAGTACATTCAGTAAGATGAGAGTCAGCCAACAAATCAAAAATAGGATCCCTTCTTCAGTCCACAAAACTTCAATGCCAAGGAAATATTTCAAATCTCCAAGATCCTTAATAGGAAAATTTTGATGAAGTAGCATTTTGATATTATTAATTTCCTGAATATCATTTCCAGTTACTAATGAATCATCAACATATACTATAATGGAAGTAAAGGAATCTCCATTATTTTTGAAAGATAATGAGTAATCTTAAAAAGATTGAATATAATTCTGACTAATAAGGTATACAGACAGCTCCTTATTCCATTTCCTGGAAGCCTGTCTCAAATTATACAAAGATCTTCTCAATTTGCACACAATACCTGGTGTGGCTTTAGAATAACCAGGTGGGGGTACATATAGATATCTTCAGTAAGATAACCATGCAAAAAGCATTATTTATGTCTAACTATTTTAAATACAAACCATTTGCTGCAGCTAGATCAATTAGAGTTCTGACTGTTGTAAATTTAGCTACAAGACTAAAAGTATGCTTAAAATACTTCCGTTTAATATGTTTATCCCCCCTTGCAACCAAACTAGCCTTGCACCTTTCAACACTACCATCTggattaaattttattttaaacaCCCAATTACAACCAATGGAATGCTTATCAGGAGGTAATGTGGTCAGTTCCCAAGTTTGGTTGTCCTCAAATGCTTTAATTTTTGCATTCATGGCAGCAACCCAAACAGGATCATGTCTTGACATTTTATATCATGAATGTTCAACAAGAGATGTAAGAATATTATTTAGACTGACAAAATAATCTGTTATTTCAGCATTAAGAATATATGAAGGTTTAGAAATGATATAGGAATCAAATTTCTTTGGCAAAAAAGGGACTCTAGTAAACCTTCTTAAAGCAAGATTAGTCTGAGGATCAATATTATGAACTGAATTATTTGTGTTGGACTCAGATGATGTTGAAAGTTTAATACCAGAAGTAGATGATTCTAGCAAAAAGACATGAAAATGAGGTGTAAAAACCGATGATTGAGAATAAGATGATGCCTCATGATTTGAATTTTGAGAAACTATTATTGATTGAATATGTGACTGTGGCCAAGGGTCAATATCAGCAGGATTAACCATGGGCAAAGATGTAACTAAATAATGAACACAGGATTCAAATTGTTTATCTGAAAGTTTGAAAGGAAATTGTGTTTCTTTAAAAATAACATCCCTGCTAATAAAGGTATCATGTGTTTCCAGATCATAGAGCTTGTATCCCTTTTGTGCATAAGGATAACCAAGTAGCACACATTTCCTTGCTCTTTGAGCAAACTTATCACTAGTTTTCACAGCAGCAAAACAAAGGCAACCAATAATTCTTAAATGAGATATATCATGTGGTTTCTTCATGAGAATTTTATAAGGAATTTTCTAGGATAACACTGAGCTAGGCATCAGATTTATCAAATATGTAGCATATAATAAGCAATCACCCCAAAATTTCATGGGAAGATTAACATGTAATCTTATAGCTCTAGCAGTGTCTAAAAGATGCCTATGTTTCCTTTCAATTCTTCCATTTTATTGAGGAGCACCAGGTAAACTTTTCTGGTGAACAATGCATTTTTAAAGAAATAAAGAAGTacaaaattcttttaaaatttcagtaccattatcactcatAATGTTCTTGACAGTAGTTTTGAAATGGTTTGACACATAAGCTAAGAAGGCAGACACAATGTGACCAACTTGATCCTTAGATGGCAATAAATGTGTCCAAATAACTCTTCTAGACAAATATTTGCAACCTGAAGATATTGAAATCCTATATGGACCCCATAAATCTATATGCAACAGATTAAACACAGCAGGAGCTCTAGAATGTAAATTAGTTAAAGGCAATTTATGATGTTTAGCAAGAATACAAGATTCACAATTTAAATCATTCGACACATTAGAAGTAAACATGTTCATATGTTGTATTTTTCCAATAGACAAATGCCCAAGTCCGTCATGAAAAACATCTACATTTAGAATAGTTGTAGTACTAATACAAGAATTTAACATAGTCTGAGAATAATTAGACATATGCTGAgaagaaaatctatatattccAGCAGCTCTTGTTCCAAATAGCCTGGATTGTATCACTCACAAGGTCCTGAAATAAACAGGTTTCCTTGTCAAATTTAGCAACTAAAGAATTTTGATCAAGAAGTTTGCCAACAGATAACAAATTATGTTTGAAATATGGCACAAAAAAACATATTTCAAAGTAATTTGTGGTGCCAAAATGGCATCTCTCACTTGTGTGACACTTTTAACATTCCCATCAGGAAAGCAAATTATGATAGGTGTACTAATGTCATAAATCTAAAGATGCATTAAAAGCCATATGATCACTAGCTCCTGTGTCTATAATCCAAGATGCATTAGAATTATGTGATACAATAGAGTTAGCAGATATAATACCTGCAAAGTTCACAGATGATTGAGGTGTGCCTGACAAAGGAGAGAAAAACTGTTGTTGTTGCATCATTTTGAGCACATCCTGATAAACAACGGCCACCATTTTGTTATCAAACTATGGTGTCAAATTGCTAGAATCACCAGACACAGAGTTTGCAACAGAATTATTAGAATCAGACACAATATTAGCAGGCATCCTTGGAGAGTTCTTGCTTTTGTTATACCATTCAGGATAGCCTACAAGCTTGAAACATTGATCAGTACGTTTCCTTTTACAATGATCACAAATCAAGTCTAGCTTAGATTTCTTAAAATCTTTTCTGAAGTTTGGTTGTCCTTGCCCTCTACTATAACCACCAGATCCAGATCTTTGACCGAATAATGCACTAATTTCAGACCTAGAGCCAACCAAAATGATACTATTCTGCTTCTCAATCTGTTATAGAATATGATATACCTTCAGAACACTAGGAAATGGTTCCATGCTTAATAAATTTGTCTTAACAGAGTAACACTGCTTGTTTAATCCACAAATGAATTGAATAAATTTCTTAGTTTCTTGAGCATCCATTACTTTCTTCAACAGATTACAAGTACATTTGTTCATAGCAGAGCAAGTGCATACCAAATTACCTTCAAGAACATGAAATTCGTCCTAAACTGACTTCATCTTTCCAAAATACTCAGCAACACTCATATTATCCTGTTGAATCTTGATGAGAGTATTATATATAACTCATAAAGCAAGGGAGCATTCGACTTGCCAAATCGATCAGCCACATCAGTCCAGAGTTCATATGCAGAAGTAGCGAAGATAAAACTATCAGAGATTACCTGATCCATAGAGCTTGTTAGCCAAGACATCACCATATAATCGTTTCTAATCCATTTATTAAGATCAGGAGAATTCTCAGAAGGTTTGCTTAAGGATCCGTCAATGAATCCAAGCTGCTGGAGAGAATTAATATCACCAGAAGTTAGATAATATGGATCGTTATAATTCACAGCTTGATTATATGAATTAATCAACATCTCGTTCGTTTGTGACATTTCAGCATATGAATTCGCCATAACAAGAACAAGAGATCGAGAGATTTGTGCAAGAACTGaaacaaaaatcaagaaaacacgaACAATCGATCGAAAAATGCGATGAAATCGATCGAATAACAAGGAGAATTGAATTGAAAACAAGCAGAAATGAAAATGATTAACGGAAAAGATGAATCAGAAATCAAGATCGAGTGAGAgttatggctctgataccatgataAGAGGTTGTGATTCTAGCTTCTATCATTGTGAACAAGAGATGAGTAAAATGTGTAAACTGTATTGATTCCTTCTGTATAATGAGATCAGTTGCTTATATACAAGAAATAATTGAGAAAGATTATAACTAACTCCTAAAAACCTCACAACTAAGCAATGTATAGCTGGAATATCTATTTATTTCTATTTACAAATAATAATTTAgcttaatatatttatattttatcaatttaaacGTGTATACTTATTTTTGTGTGCCATTTAATTACGGATATGTTTGTGATTgtgctagattttttatgttcGAGCTGAATTCCACGTAAATTTATAAAGTTTTTTTTAAACAAATAACAATAAAATATTTGAGGTGTTTAAAATTTCTTAGACGGAGTTCTATTAATTATGAGCGCGGAGAGATATATTTAAGAAGAATGAAAAAAATGGGATGCGGAAATTTTCAATGGCTATGGTTATGTGTAAAATGAGCAGGAAATAGAACCGAGTCTTCATTTATAAATTGGTGTGATTTTCTGTAATTCAAGTTGTTCGGATTTTAAATAAGAGTTGGCGAGAGAGAACAGAGCATTTATTCATTTTCAAATTGGTGCGTTTTAACTGTAGTCCAAGTTGGTAGGAATTTAGATAAGAACAGGTTATGTATAAATACATGTTTCATTTCTTAATCTCGAATGAAATGTAGCATTACATTCGGAGGCGGATCTGGGGGTGGCCCCCCCTAAATTTCCAAATATATTTAGTGTAGTAGGCTCAATGCATGACTAGTTGCTATAGGTTGGATGGTTTTAAGTAGTGTTATTTTCACCGGACACCACGGTTCGAAACCCCTTCTTGTCTATATGCTTTTCTAGACTTATGCATTCATTTGTTTTCCTTATTTTTTTCCTCGGTCTTAATTTTTTCCTCCCCCTTAGTCTTCTAATTTATATATGTTAGATATTCTAAGGATGATAGGGGTGATGCATAGAGACTATTTTTAGAATATTATCATTTTTattatgttttttttttaattttcctgaaatttaatgaaaataaaaaaatttataataaaaaaatttccGGAGCCCCCTAAAAAACTTTTCTGCATGCGTAAGGACCCCCTAAAATACTTTTCTGCATCCGCCACCGATTACATTAGTGTGTACGTTAGTAGCAAGGGTAGATTACGGACTATTAATAGAGTTAAATAAAGTCAGTTGGATTACCTTGCATTGGAAACATAATGGCAATTGTACAGGAAGAACTATTTTTATTTGGTTAAAACTTAAAAGGTTTCGTGTAATTTAAAAGTGATAACTCATAGGCTGTTAGTTATTGAACATGTAATTCTGTCTAGGACTTGGCGGTAGACTGGTAGAGTCTGTATAAGCATAAGTTTTAGATATAATGGGACAATGGTCTTAAATTTAGCTCGCACGCTAGCTCTATTTTTTTGGAACAGTTTTGTTAGAGCATGTTGAATGGTGTGCTATATCTTGTATTATCTATATTCTTTATTAATATAAGCGAAATTATGTATAATTTGGTGCAAAAAATATCGAAATACcagtaccaaattttggtacttaccTTATATAAGTTGATTTCTATTCTCAATACACTTTGTTTTAACACAAATCGacttctatttttttaaaaaaatttcttttcttttcagttagtgttcatccaatcgtctatatattttataaaataaaaatatttttaaacaatttataaattaaattaaaaatttattaagttacgttaaattaaataaaataacttatatttatttttaattttataaaaactacACATAAATTAAGTAAATtactaacacgaattgacttatattctctgtaaattttatttatttataaattatattaaaaatttattaagttaagttaaattaagtaaaataacatatatttacttttattttgaaaaactactaactacaaaataaactattaacacgaa from Apium graveolens cultivar Ventura chromosome 5, ASM990537v1, whole genome shotgun sequence includes the following:
- the LOC141724040 gene encoding uncharacterized protein LOC141724040, translating into MIEARITTSYHVLAQISRSLVLVMANSYAEMSQTNEMLINSYNQAVNYNDPYYLTSGDINSLQQLGFIDGSLSKPSENSPDLNKWIRNDYMVMSWLTSSMDQDVLKMMQQQQFFSPLSGTPQSSVNFAGPCE